The window ATGGAATGAATTTAGTCGCCATGGAGTTCGTCATGGCACAAGACCTGGAAACTCCCGGCTCTTTGATTCTCAGCGAGTTCGCTGGTGCCGCCTCCATGTTGAGTGATGCATTGATCGTGAATCCCTGGGATACTGATGCGATTGCCGATGCCATAAAACAGGCTTTCGATATGAGTCTTGATGAACGCTTCGAACGTCTTTCTCATTTACAGGAAATTCTTGCCCGCTATTCTTCAACCAAATGGGCGCTGGCCTTTTTAAAAGATCTTGAAGGTATCACGCAGATTTCCCGTCGTAAGGTCACGGACATTCAGCCCAAACAGGATTTATGGCCGGCGCCTCTGAAAAAGTCTCTACAGACCAAAAAAATGAAAGTAGTGCTGGACTATGATGGCACCGTGGTCGCTTTAGCTAAACGACCTGAACTGGCGACTCTTTTAGAGGAAACCAAACACTTATTGCTGTCTCTGCACGAAAAAATGGAAGTTTTTGTGATTAGCGGAAGATCCAAAGAATTTCTGGAGTCCCAGTTTGATGATATGCCCATAGGGCTTGCGGCAGAACACGGCGCTTTTTACAAATTTCCTGGAGAAAAATGGCAAAGCCGAATCGCTTCAGAGATTCAGGCTTGGTATCCCCAAATCGAAAAAGTCATGAACGACTATACGGACCGCGTTCCTTTGTCATGGGTTGAAAGAAAACGCGCCTCTTTGGTCTGGCATTTTCGACAATCGCCGGCCGACTTCGCGAATTTTCAGGCAAAAAAACTACATGATGAACTGCAAATTGGAATGGCCAATGAGCCCGTCTCAATTGCGATGGGCTCGCACATTGTTGAAGCCAAAGCGACAGAGTGTAACAAAGGACATTTCTTAAGATGGTTGATTCAGTTGGGAAATACGAATTTGGATTCCATCATCTGCATCGGCGATGATCGTACCGACGAAGATATGTTCCGCGCCTTAGGGGAAAAAGGTTTTCCTATCAAGGTCGGCGCTGGTGTCACGGAAGCGCGCTATCGTCTGCGAAATCAAAAAGAAGTCATCGACTTTCTTCACGAGCTTGTTATTGCTAAGGCCAGCATCGCGGCCTTGCGAAACCTCGAACAGACAAAGGCAGAAAAAGATAGTTCCCTTTGAAGTTTCTAAGACCGGGGACTTTAAGTCCTGGGCTGCACATAACGGCTTACCATTTTTACAAGTTCCGCCGAGCTGATCGGTTTAGTCAGATGGTCACTGTAACCGACGCTCAGACACTTTTTGCGGACTTCCGCCATGGCATGGGCCGTGAGTGCGATAATTGGCTTTTGAAAACCTTTCTCGCGTAACTGTTGCGTCGCTGTATAGCCATCCATCTGGGGCATTTGGATATCCATAAGAACGATGTCATAGTTTCCTTCAAATGCTTTTGCCAGTGCCACCACGCCATTATCCACAACATCGGCGACCGCCCCCACCCTACGCAGAAAATGTGTGATTAACCGTTGATTATCAGGTGTATCATCCACGACCAGAACCTTCACACCTTCCAAAACCTTTTCAACAGGCTCATTACGAGTAGCGTTGGCCGCGGCTGGCACGATGGGCACCAAGGACTTAAGCTTTTCCGGTTGGTCCTCAATCGTCACAAGAAAGGTGCTGCCTTTGCCGATATGGCTTTCCTTTACTACAACGTCGCCCCCCAGAACTCGCGCCAGTCGTCGCGACAAAGAAAGCCCTAAACCGGTTCCACCGAACTTTCTTGTGACCGAACTATCCGCCTGAACAAACACCTCGAAAATGCGCTCCTGCTGTTCGGGTTGAATTCCAATTCCCGTATCGATGATCTCGAACGCGGCGACATTCCGATCCTGTCTTTTAATGCCGAAAGTTCGAATAACAACGCTGCCTGAAGGTGTGAACTTAATCGAGTTACTAACCAGATTTAAAAGTATTTGATGCACACGGGTCGGATCGGAATGAATTTCCACTGGTGTTGACGGATCCAACTCGAAGCCTAACTGCAACCCTTTTTCCGCAGCATTAACTCGCAGAAGAGAAAGCACATCCTTCACGACATTTTCGGGCTTAAGGGGCAAAAACTCCAAAGCCATCTGCCCGGCTTCGACTTTTGAAAGATCTAAAATATCGTTTATAATAACCGTCAGCTGCTGACCATTTCTCTGCAAAACTTCTAAATAGCTGACCCGATCTTCAAAGGACAGATCTGGGTCTCGCAAAAGATCCGCAAATCCCATGATCGCACCCAAGGGGGTACGGATTTCATGAGACATATTTGCTAAAAAGGCAGATTTCAAATCATTGGCCCGAATGGCTTCTTCCTTTGCGGCCTCAAGCTCTCGTCTTGCCATCACTCGTTCAGTCACATCAATCGCATGATCGTAGACACCATATGGACGTCCCTGGGCATCCTTAATTTGAAAATAAGTAAAGTCAAAATATCGATCTTCCAAAGGGCCATTGAGGCCTCGGCGAATCTTCGCCAAGAATTCGGTACCAACAAAAGGCTTACCTGTTCGTAAAACATTTCGGATCAATTCCGGAAAGACCTGGTCTGCAAGTTCAGGAAGGGCTTCTAGCATGGGGCGTCCCTGCAGCTGACGATCCGGAAATATTTTTTGATACTCTGGATTTAGTTTTTCAAAGAGCATGTCTTCACCAACCCACAAAGCCATCGCCGCAGGCGAGACATTGAAAATGGCATCTAACTTATGCTGCTCTAGCGCAATCAGTTGCTTTGATTCTTCAAGCTCTTTACGCATTTCTATATGAGAGGTGACTTCGGACGACAGAATCATCACGCCATTTATCGTCCCGTCATCGTCACGCCGAGCGCTGAAGGTCAGATTGAAGTACCGAATACGATCACCCAGGGTCACGGGAATTTCAAAGTGCTGAGAGGTCACGCCCGTGCGGTAGACCTCGTCTAAAAGTTCGTGGATTTCAATGGATTCAGGTTGCGCCTGTCGAACCGTCATACCCGTCGCATTAAAGCCTAGTAGCTTTACGTGGGCTTCATTCACAAATTCAAAAACATGCTGCGGACCTCGCAGAATACCGACCAAATGAGGTGTGTCTTTAAAAAGAGAATGAAAGTTCTTTCTTTCATTCTCGACGATTCCCTTGGCTTTCTCTAAAGCAATCCGTGAAAGAACTTTCTCA is drawn from Bdellovibrio sp. ArHS and contains these coding sequences:
- a CDS encoding bifunctional alpha,alpha-trehalose-phosphate synthase (UDP-forming)/trehalose-phosphatase, whose protein sequence is MSEKPKRIFISNRLPFNISADGELKRGSGGLVSALLGVSLDEPFAWFGFDTDKEEAERLRNKVHEVHPHLQSYPVYISKERYEKYYDGFSNEIIWPLFHYESQLTNFNRENWNAYKEANEIMANEIAKVATDKDTIWIHDFHFLLLPLLLRERLPQVRIGFFLHIPFPSAEQFRQLPVREEILSAMLHSDLIGFHEHSYLRQFTVSLKSILGLDTSFFKADINGHTAHLGVYPISIESDAYKAKASSAEVQQKCDYYASVSNVPFTILGVDRLDYTKGLELKLFGLQRALQKYPELIGKISLIQIAVPTREKVPAYMDLKKDIEQLVGSINGQFGTPEYIPVHYIFKSISEVELLALYRSSSAALITSKRDGMNLVAMEFVMAQDLETPGSLILSEFAGAASMLSDALIVNPWDTDAIADAIKQAFDMSLDERFERLSHLQEILARYSSTKWALAFLKDLEGITQISRRKVTDIQPKQDLWPAPLKKSLQTKKMKVVLDYDGTVVALAKRPELATLLEETKHLLLSLHEKMEVFVISGRSKEFLESQFDDMPIGLAAEHGAFYKFPGEKWQSRIASEIQAWYPQIEKVMNDYTDRVPLSWVERKRASLVWHFRQSPADFANFQAKKLHDELQIGMANEPVSIAMGSHIVEAKATECNKGHFLRWLIQLGNTNLDSIICIGDDRTDEDMFRALGEKGFPIKVGAGVTEARYRLRNQKEVIDFLHELVIAKASIAALRNLEQTKAEKDSSL
- a CDS encoding PAS domain-containing protein, translating into MKSINFDQSNATLLIQVFQNSPSFMALVEGPRFLFKFGNAKFSELIGSRDLWGRTLEEALPELSEQGFLSILKTVSQTKKPYKGFEVPLYLNTSSGRVHKYLDFTYQPILSDHGNVVGILFEGTDVTEKVLSRIALEKAKGIVENERKNFHSLFKDTPHLVGILRGPQHVFEFVNEAHVKLLGFNATGMTVRQAQPESIEIHELLDEVYRTGVTSQHFEIPVTLGDRIRYFNLTFSARRDDDGTINGVMILSSEVTSHIEMRKELEESKQLIALEQHKLDAIFNVSPAAMALWVGEDMLFEKLNPEYQKIFPDRQLQGRPMLEALPELADQVFPELIRNVLRTGKPFVGTEFLAKIRRGLNGPLEDRYFDFTYFQIKDAQGRPYGVYDHAIDVTERVMARRELEAAKEEAIRANDLKSAFLANMSHEIRTPLGAIMGFADLLRDPDLSFEDRVSYLEVLQRNGQQLTVIINDILDLSKVEAGQMALEFLPLKPENVVKDVLSLLRVNAAEKGLQLGFELDPSTPVEIHSDPTRVHQILLNLVSNSIKFTPSGSVVIRTFGIKRQDRNVAAFEIIDTGIGIQPEQQERIFEVFVQADSSVTRKFGGTGLGLSLSRRLARVLGGDVVVKESHIGKGSTFLVTIEDQPEKLKSLVPIVPAAANATRNEPVEKVLEGVKVLVVDDTPDNQRLITHFLRRVGAVADVVDNGVVALAKAFEGNYDIVLMDIQMPQMDGYTATQQLREKGFQKPIIALTAHAMAEVRKKCLSVGYSDHLTKPISSAELVKMVSRYVQPRT